From a single Spongiibacter taiwanensis genomic region:
- a CDS encoding PepSY domain-containing protein, translated as MADIDIADAGKDKVVLGQTVMRKALLKKVPKLRAVGSSSKPGGAKKNLTMVLRQWHQRAGLFAFLFMAWLGISGVLLNQSASWGLDALRVKSAAVMSMYGLYPRAPETGYVNASHWLVNTTENTVVDGHLLDRHIPSPVGFSALGEDASAQIFVATKDKLTLVDAKGSVIDEISDYMLPVAAINQIGVLPATSASGQRVVVKGESSYATGDGMVWEALDSDVDVQWSVLTDLSEEIKAKVLPFARPTVALEQLLIDMHSGRFFGRFGPWVINTVGILCVWLSISGIWMMWRSNRRRRK; from the coding sequence ATGGCTGATATAGACATTGCAGACGCTGGCAAAGACAAAGTTGTACTCGGGCAAACGGTCATGCGCAAAGCCTTATTGAAAAAGGTGCCTAAGCTGCGGGCGGTAGGGTCGTCGTCGAAGCCCGGCGGCGCAAAGAAAAACCTGACGATGGTGCTTCGACAGTGGCACCAGCGGGCCGGCTTGTTCGCCTTTCTGTTCATGGCCTGGCTCGGAATTAGTGGTGTGCTGCTGAACCAAAGTGCGTCCTGGGGCCTGGACGCGCTGCGGGTCAAGTCGGCCGCCGTTATGTCAATGTACGGGCTGTATCCCCGGGCGCCAGAGACGGGGTATGTGAATGCCAGCCACTGGTTGGTCAATACCACTGAGAATACGGTGGTGGATGGGCATTTGCTGGATCGACACATTCCCTCGCCAGTTGGCTTTTCTGCCCTGGGCGAAGATGCGTCGGCGCAGATTTTTGTTGCGACCAAAGACAAGCTCACGCTGGTGGATGCGAAGGGAAGTGTGATTGATGAGATCAGCGACTATATGTTGCCGGTGGCTGCAATCAACCAGATTGGCGTGTTGCCCGCCACGAGCGCAAGCGGTCAACGTGTTGTGGTAAAGGGCGAAAGCAGTTATGCCACCGGCGACGGCATGGTTTGGGAGGCCCTTGACTCGGATGTCGATGTGCAATGGTCTGTGTTGACCGATTTGAGTGAGGAGATCAAAGCCAAGGTTTTGCCCTTTGCGCGGCCAACGGTGGCATTGGAACAGCTGCTGATTGATATGCACAGTGGCCGCTTTTTTGGCCGATTTGGGCCATGGGTGATTAACACCGTTGGCATTCTGTGTGTATGGCTGTCAATCAGCGGCATTTGGATGATGTGGCGCAGTAATCGGCGCCGCCGGAAATGA
- a CDS encoding FMN-binding protein, with protein sequence MLSSDIAVAGWRKSSSDKYSEAGKMCGDITRGLFAVLAAMLMWSSGAAQAFELYKTFQTPEVFLKEVFNGQVPAPKVLELSASDQGKVAQAFKRNFPQQRLRYWQDGDRSVWIFDDIGKEGYVPTTCGFVISNQSVEVAKVLIYRESRGEQVAEPSFLQQLYGAKATPSGLDVEVDNITGATLSVQMMERMAWTAIVFDSLIQ encoded by the coding sequence ATGTTGTCAAGTGATATAGCGGTAGCAGGCTGGCGCAAGAGCAGCAGCGACAAATATAGCGAGGCGGGGAAAATGTGTGGCGATATTACGCGAGGATTATTTGCGGTACTGGCAGCGATGTTGATGTGGTCTAGCGGCGCTGCTCAAGCCTTTGAACTTTACAAAACCTTTCAAACCCCGGAGGTGTTTCTAAAAGAGGTCTTCAATGGCCAGGTGCCGGCACCAAAGGTGTTGGAGTTATCTGCGAGCGACCAGGGGAAAGTAGCCCAGGCATTCAAGCGAAATTTTCCCCAGCAACGGCTCCGTTACTGGCAGGACGGCGACAGAAGTGTGTGGATCTTCGACGATATTGGCAAGGAGGGCTACGTGCCAACAACCTGCGGATTTGTGATCAGTAATCAGAGTGTGGAAGTGGCAAAGGTGCTTATCTACAGAGAGTCTCGTGGTGAGCAGGTGGCTGAACCGTCGTTTCTCCAGCAATTGTACGGTGCCAAGGCGACGCCATCAGGACTTGATGTCGAGGTGGACAATATCACCGGTGCAACCCTTTCGGTTCAGATGATGGAGCGAATGGCGTGGACGGCTATCGTGTTTGACAGTCTGATTCAGTGA
- a CDS encoding group I truncated hemoglobin: protein MKTFAKYLMFISLMFACAMPLQAQTGKTKTLPPLDDDALEQWGGKEGIRNWVESLFYYIMLDNRINHIFREFGNVERQIFLNTQLEQLVLGGDVQYQGASMAAAHADLGITVTQFNAVVEAAYKACERVEVTYEACNQLIAALAPYERVIVTR from the coding sequence ATGAAGACATTTGCTAAGTATCTAATGTTTATTTCCCTGATGTTTGCCTGCGCCATGCCCTTGCAGGCACAGACCGGGAAAACAAAAACCCTGCCGCCGCTGGATGACGATGCACTGGAGCAGTGGGGCGGGAAAGAGGGTATCCGCAACTGGGTAGAGAGTCTTTTCTACTACATCATGTTGGATAACCGCATAAACCATATCTTCCGCGAGTTTGGCAACGTTGAGCGGCAGATATTTCTCAATACCCAGCTGGAGCAACTGGTGCTCGGTGGTGATGTGCAATATCAGGGGGCAAGTATGGCAGCTGCTCATGCTGATCTTGGTATCACTGTTACCCAGTTTAACGCCGTGGTTGAGGCGGCCTATAAGGCTTGTGAGCGCGTTGAGGTTACTTATGAAGCCTGCAATCAGCTGATTGCCGCGCTGGCACCATACGAGCGGGTGATTGTGACGCGCTAG
- a CDS encoding DUF3034 family protein: protein MENRIGRWVKPIAAAVGMSAGFCANAGLYNDGKVLATGGVSMIDGAGGGGITPWATITGYATRDGINGDVHYTYAPLANYTLHSLGAAVGLFDRFELSYAKSNLTTGSTFDTVGLVVDTLGGVTGGLGAPIETGIEPFNTTIEMDVYGAKVRVFGEAIYDSDNLIPQVAVGAFYKKNKNEELLRTLKAAESDGWEYYVSATKIFFPINTLVNITARYTSANQTGLVGFGGPDGNDKEVRPEISLAYLLKKDTVIGMEWAQHGDNLSGESVELGGIDVTELQPTLEGLGLGNLSGTLTQNESDWFDAFVAYFPNKNLSMTFAYAWLGDITITPDQHGFYLSLQASY, encoded by the coding sequence ATGGAAAATCGAATTGGGCGTTGGGTAAAACCAATTGCCGCGGCAGTTGGTATGTCAGCAGGTTTTTGCGCTAATGCGGGTCTCTATAACGACGGCAAAGTGCTGGCGACAGGGGGCGTTAGTATGATTGATGGTGCCGGCGGTGGCGGGATTACACCCTGGGCGACAATCACGGGTTATGCAACGCGAGATGGTATAAACGGCGATGTTCACTATACCTATGCGCCGTTGGCCAACTACACCCTTCATTCGTTAGGTGCGGCGGTAGGCTTGTTTGACCGCTTTGAGCTGTCTTACGCCAAGAGCAACCTTACAACTGGCTCGACCTTCGACACGGTGGGCTTGGTGGTGGACACCTTGGGCGGCGTCACTGGCGGGTTGGGGGCACCGATTGAAACCGGTATTGAGCCCTTTAACACCACCATTGAAATGGATGTTTATGGTGCCAAGGTCAGAGTCTTCGGTGAGGCAATCTACGACTCGGATAATCTAATTCCACAAGTTGCTGTGGGCGCATTTTACAAAAAGAACAAAAATGAAGAACTGCTTAGAACCTTGAAGGCGGCCGAAAGCGATGGGTGGGAATACTACGTCTCAGCGACAAAAATCTTCTTTCCCATCAATACCCTGGTCAATATCACTGCACGGTATACGTCAGCGAACCAGACGGGCTTAGTCGGCTTTGGCGGGCCCGACGGCAACGACAAGGAGGTTCGGCCGGAAATATCCCTCGCCTATCTGCTGAAGAAGGACACGGTAATCGGCATGGAGTGGGCCCAGCACGGGGATAATCTCAGCGGAGAAAGCGTCGAGCTAGGGGGAATTGACGTCACCGAACTACAACCGACCCTCGAGGGCTTGGGGCTCGGAAATCTATCGGGCACGCTCACCCAAAACGAAAGTGACTGGTTTGATGCCTTCGTTGCTTACTTCCCCAATAAGAACCTGTCGATGACCTTCGCCTACGCCTGGCTCGGTGATATCACCATCACTCCGGACCAGCATGGCTTCTATCTGTCATTGCAGGCGAGCTACTAA
- a CDS encoding bifunctional protein-serine/threonine kinase/phosphatase, with translation MYLDAGLRCSAAQLSTAGRKPINEDSLGMLIPEGHTVITKGVVAVIADGVSAAEAGKEAAETCVRGFLQDYFSTPDSWSVKRSAHQVISALNRWLYSQGSHFAKAEKGYISTLSIAIVKSRTAHLFHVGDSRIYRFRGGVLEPLSRDHARHIGENQSYLTRAMGLDVSLEVDYRSVDVEQGDLFLLSTDGLHGVLSSTAIAGLLGQAGDNLDACCARLVDAALEAGSDDNISCQLLRLDALPGEDADEVYRRLTALPFPPELSVGDRLDGLEVIAEIHASARSQIYKVKDIASGHLLAMKTPSANFQDDPAYLERFVMESWIGRRIASPHVVEVVEREAAPSCLYYLTEYIDGQTLAQWIKTHPDASPREVVAIAEQVARGLLAMHRRDTLHQDIKPENILLRPDGSACIIDFGSCYVAGLAEISSPIPREYCLGTAHYSAPEQVLMRPVTARADQFALAVVVFEMLTGKQPFAGKLAECASAVAYRRLHYVPASQVNPHVPLWLDAALEKGMSISPELRYADVAEFVHDLRYPNPAFSLRRKQPLVARNPLRFWQAVSAVLFILLMLSLFD, from the coding sequence ATGTACCTGGATGCCGGGTTACGGTGTTCGGCGGCGCAACTGAGCACCGCCGGACGCAAGCCCATCAATGAGGACAGCCTCGGGATGCTGATTCCCGAAGGGCACACCGTGATTACCAAGGGGGTGGTCGCGGTGATTGCTGATGGGGTCTCTGCGGCAGAGGCGGGCAAAGAGGCGGCGGAAACCTGCGTTCGCGGGTTTTTGCAGGACTACTTCTCCACGCCGGATTCCTGGTCGGTCAAGCGCTCCGCTCATCAAGTCATTTCAGCCCTGAATCGCTGGTTGTACAGCCAAGGAAGTCATTTTGCCAAGGCGGAAAAGGGCTACATCTCCACCTTGAGCATTGCCATTGTCAAATCTCGCACTGCCCACCTGTTTCATGTGGGTGATAGTCGGATCTACCGCTTTCGCGGCGGCGTGTTGGAGCCGCTGAGTCGTGATCATGCGCGTCATATTGGTGAAAACCAGAGTTATCTGACCCGGGCCATGGGGCTGGATGTCAGTCTGGAAGTCGATTATCGCAGCGTTGATGTGGAGCAGGGCGACCTGTTTCTACTCAGCACCGATGGTCTGCACGGTGTGCTCAGTTCAACCGCCATTGCCGGGCTATTGGGCCAGGCTGGCGATAACCTGGATGCCTGCTGTGCGCGATTGGTCGATGCGGCGCTGGAGGCGGGTAGCGACGACAATATCAGTTGCCAGCTGTTACGGCTGGATGCGCTGCCGGGAGAGGACGCAGACGAGGTATATCGGCGCCTGACGGCCTTGCCATTTCCGCCGGAGTTGAGCGTTGGGGACCGGCTGGACGGCCTGGAGGTGATCGCGGAGATTCACGCCAGCGCCCGCAGCCAGATTTATAAAGTCAAAGACATCGCCAGCGGTCACCTGCTGGCGATGAAAACCCCCTCGGCTAATTTCCAGGACGATCCGGCCTATCTTGAACGCTTTGTCATGGAGAGTTGGATTGGCCGCCGGATTGCCAGCCCCCATGTGGTGGAGGTGGTGGAGCGGGAAGCCGCGCCTTCCTGCCTCTATTACCTGACCGAATACATAGACGGCCAGACCCTGGCGCAGTGGATTAAAACCCATCCTGATGCCTCGCCCCGGGAGGTGGTGGCCATCGCCGAGCAGGTGGCGCGGGGACTGTTGGCCATGCATCGCCGGGATACCTTGCATCAGGACATCAAGCCGGAAAATATACTGCTGCGCCCGGATGGCTCAGCCTGCATTATCGATTTCGGCTCCTGCTATGTTGCCGGGCTAGCGGAGATCTCGTCACCCATCCCCCGCGAATATTGCCTGGGTACTGCCCACTATTCGGCGCCGGAGCAGGTGCTGATGCGGCCGGTAACGGCCAGAGCGGACCAGTTTGCGCTGGCGGTGGTGGTCTTTGAGATGCTCACCGGTAAGCAGCCTTTCGCCGGTAAGCTGGCAGAGTGTGCCAGCGCGGTGGCATACCGACGTTTGCATTACGTTCCTGCCAGTCAGGTCAATCCTCATGTGCCCTTGTGGCTTGATGCCGCTCTGGAAAAGGGGATGAGCATCAGCCCGGAGCTACGCTACGCCGATGTGGCCGAATTTGTTCACGACCTGCGCTACCCTAACCCTGCTTTTTCCCTCCGTCGCAAGCAGCCTCTGGTGGCGCGAAACCCGCTACGCTTTTGGCAGGCTGTCTCGGCAGTGTTGTTTATTCTGCTGATGCTGAGTCTGTTTGACTGA
- a CDS encoding NarK family nitrate/nitrite MFS transporter, with translation MSSSNLNLLDIKQDKIRLLHLSWFAFFLTFVVWFNHAPMLAAIKEAFDLTGQQVKALMILNVALTIPARVIIGMLVDRLGPRIVFSSLLVIGGGICCGFAFANSYEMIAMMRFFMGFIGAGFVIGIRLVGEWFPAKQVGLAEGVYGGWGNFGSAAAAMTLPTVALMFGGEDGWRYAIASTGVIAALYGVFFYTRARNTPKGSTYFKPKKSGGLVVSSRRDLYFYIAMCVPMYLALAVLTWKLSPSNLGLLTGVAANIIYLGLGALFVFQVSQILRVNSDVLKGIPMPEMQRFKFKQVAILNVSYFVTFGSELAVVSMLPLFFMETFELSAVKAGLLASGFAFMNLVARPGGGYLSDKVGRRKSLTILVAGLAVGYMVLSQVDAGWPVWLAVIATMCCSFFVQAGEGAVFAIVPLVKRSMTGQIAGMTGAYGNVGAVIFLTVLSFVDASQFFMVIAACAGVVFIAVQFLEEPQGHVAELNDDGSVALVEVS, from the coding sequence ATGTCATCGTCTAATCTGAACCTGCTGGATATTAAGCAGGATAAAATCCGCCTGCTGCACCTGAGCTGGTTCGCCTTCTTTCTTACCTTTGTGGTGTGGTTCAACCATGCGCCCATGCTGGCTGCGATCAAAGAGGCCTTCGATCTCACCGGTCAGCAAGTTAAAGCCCTGATGATTCTCAACGTTGCGCTGACGATTCCGGCCCGGGTGATTATCGGGATGCTGGTCGATCGCCTGGGGCCCCGCATCGTTTTTAGTTCTTTGTTGGTGATTGGGGGCGGTATCTGCTGCGGCTTTGCCTTTGCCAATTCCTACGAAATGATCGCCATGATGCGCTTCTTTATGGGCTTCATTGGCGCCGGGTTTGTGATTGGCATTCGCTTGGTGGGCGAGTGGTTCCCCGCCAAGCAAGTTGGGCTGGCCGAGGGGGTATATGGTGGCTGGGGCAACTTTGGCTCGGCGGCTGCAGCGATGACGCTGCCCACTGTCGCGCTGATGTTTGGCGGTGAGGACGGCTGGCGCTATGCCATTGCCAGCACCGGTGTGATTGCGGCGCTCTACGGGGTGTTCTTTTACACTCGGGCGCGCAATACGCCTAAAGGGTCTACCTATTTCAAACCGAAAAAGTCGGGCGGGCTGGTGGTTAGTAGTCGGCGGGACCTCTACTTTTATATTGCCATGTGCGTGCCCATGTATTTGGCGCTGGCGGTGCTGACCTGGAAGCTGTCCCCATCCAACCTGGGTCTGTTGACCGGCGTGGCCGCTAATATTATCTATCTGGGCCTGGGTGCACTGTTTGTGTTTCAGGTCAGCCAGATTTTGCGGGTGAACAGCGATGTATTGAAAGGGATCCCGATGCCGGAGATGCAGCGCTTTAAATTCAAGCAGGTCGCAATTTTGAATGTGTCGTACTTTGTTACTTTTGGCTCCGAGCTGGCGGTGGTCTCCATGTTGCCCTTGTTCTTTATGGAGACCTTTGAGTTGAGTGCGGTGAAAGCGGGCTTGTTGGCTTCCGGCTTTGCCTTTATGAATCTGGTGGCGCGCCCTGGCGGTGGTTACCTGTCCGATAAGGTGGGTCGTCGCAAGTCCCTTACTATTTTGGTTGCTGGTCTGGCGGTGGGCTATATGGTGCTGAGCCAGGTCGATGCGGGCTGGCCGGTGTGGTTGGCGGTGATCGCAACCATGTGCTGCTCGTTCTTTGTTCAGGCGGGTGAAGGTGCGGTGTTTGCCATTGTGCCGCTGGTGAAACGCAGCATGACTGGGCAGATCGCCGGCATGACGGGTGCCTATGGTAATGTTGGTGCGGTGATCTTTCTGACTGTGCTGTCCTTTGTGGATGCCTCCCAGTTCTTTATGGTGATTGCGGCCTGCGCCGGGGTGGTCTTTATTGCAGTGCAATTTTTGGAAGAGCCCCAGGGCCATGTCGCCGAGCTGAACGACGATGGCAGTGTCGCCCTGGTGGAAGTGAGCTAA
- the nirB gene encoding nitrite reductase large subunit NirB — protein MTNPTRLLVIGNGPVGHQFLESLVDSGKAGEFAITVIGEEPRPAYDRVHLTAWFETRKAESLNMVKEGFYEANHITVKNGEKAVAIDRANKIVSTDQGEQYPYDIMVLSTGSFPFVPPVPGHDRQNCFVYRTIEDLEAITAASANAKVGTVVGGGLLGLEAAKAIKDLGLQTHVVEFAPRLMAVQVDDGGGALLRRKIEDLGVTVHTQKNTQNISDGESCVHKMNFADGSELETDILVFSAGIRPQDALARQSELEIGERGGIVINDYCQTSDPSIYAIGECALWGGRIYGLIAPGWDMARAAADHVIGSVQGLAFTGADMSTKLKLMGVDVASIGDAHANTPGAKCYTFIDEQAEVYKKIVVSETGEHLLGAVLVGDAEDYGNLLQFALNKITLPKHPEAMILPQLDGSASVGLGVDALPDTATICSCNNVSKGQICAAVQDGAQTVGDLKACTKAATTCGGCTALVGQVLNAELTKLGVEVNTDICEHFPYTRQEIYHLVRVGQIKSFNELLEKHGTGLGCDICKPAAASILASCWNDYILQPEHAGLQDTNDRFLANMQNNGTFSVVPRMAGGEVTPDGLIAVGTVAKKYNLYTKITGGQRVDLFGATVDQLPLIWKELIDAGFESGHAYGKSLRTVKSCVGSTWCRYGVQDSVGQAIDLENRYKGLRSPHKLKMAVSGCTRECAEAQSKDVGVIATEKGWNLYVCGNGGMKPRHADLFASDIDTETLVKYIDRFLMFYVRTADRLQRTSVWMDNLEGGLDYLRKVIIDDSLGICAELEAEMQQVVNTYQCEWKTTIENEDKVKQFRSFVNAEGGDKDIVFVQERGQIRPATEEEKQTADNLIAVAS, from the coding sequence ATGACAAACCCCACACGCCTGCTGGTTATCGGCAACGGCCCGGTCGGCCACCAATTTCTTGAATCCCTCGTCGACAGCGGCAAGGCCGGGGAATTTGCCATCACGGTAATTGGTGAAGAGCCCCGCCCGGCCTACGATCGCGTCCATCTCACCGCCTGGTTTGAAACCCGCAAAGCCGAATCCCTCAATATGGTGAAGGAGGGCTTTTACGAGGCCAACCACATTACCGTGAAAAATGGCGAAAAGGCGGTGGCCATCGATCGGGCGAACAAAATCGTCAGCACCGACCAAGGCGAGCAATACCCGTACGACATTATGGTGCTCTCCACCGGCTCGTTCCCCTTCGTCCCTCCGGTACCGGGCCACGACCGGCAAAACTGTTTCGTTTACCGAACTATAGAAGATCTGGAAGCAATCACCGCTGCCTCTGCCAACGCCAAAGTGGGCACCGTGGTCGGTGGCGGTCTGCTCGGCCTCGAGGCCGCCAAGGCAATTAAAGACCTGGGCCTGCAAACCCATGTGGTGGAGTTTGCCCCCCGCCTGATGGCGGTACAGGTTGACGACGGCGGCGGTGCCCTGCTGCGCCGCAAAATCGAAGACCTGGGTGTAACCGTCCACACCCAGAAAAACACCCAGAACATTTCCGACGGTGAAAGCTGCGTTCACAAAATGAACTTTGCCGATGGCAGCGAGCTGGAGACCGACATCCTGGTCTTCTCCGCCGGTATTCGCCCGCAAGACGCTCTGGCCCGCCAGAGCGAACTGGAGATCGGCGAGCGCGGCGGCATTGTCATCAACGACTACTGCCAGACCTCAGACCCCAGCATTTACGCCATTGGCGAGTGTGCCCTCTGGGGCGGTCGCATTTACGGTCTGATTGCTCCCGGCTGGGATATGGCCCGGGCCGCCGCCGACCACGTGATTGGCAGCGTACAAGGCCTGGCCTTTACCGGCGCCGACATGAGCACCAAACTGAAATTGATGGGTGTGGACGTAGCCTCCATTGGCGACGCCCACGCCAACACTCCCGGCGCCAAGTGCTACACCTTCATTGACGAGCAGGCCGAGGTTTACAAAAAGATCGTGGTCAGCGAAACCGGCGAACACCTGCTGGGCGCCGTCTTGGTGGGCGACGCCGAAGACTATGGCAACCTGCTCCAATTTGCCCTGAACAAAATCACCCTGCCCAAGCACCCCGAGGCAATGATTCTGCCCCAGCTCGACGGCAGCGCCAGCGTTGGCCTGGGCGTGGACGCCCTGCCCGACACCGCCACCATCTGTAGCTGTAATAACGTTAGCAAAGGCCAGATTTGCGCCGCCGTTCAGGACGGTGCCCAAACCGTGGGTGACCTGAAAGCCTGCACCAAGGCCGCAACCACCTGTGGCGGCTGTACCGCGCTCGTTGGCCAGGTACTCAACGCCGAACTCACCAAGCTGGGTGTGGAAGTGAACACCGATATTTGTGAACACTTCCCCTACACCCGCCAGGAAATTTATCACCTGGTGCGGGTTGGCCAGATCAAATCTTTTAATGAGCTGCTCGAAAAACACGGCACCGGTCTGGGCTGCGATATCTGCAAACCTGCCGCTGCCTCAATTCTGGCCTCCTGCTGGAATGACTATATTCTCCAGCCCGAGCACGCCGGCCTGCAGGACACCAACGATCGCTTCCTGGCCAATATGCAGAATAACGGCACGTTCTCCGTGGTGCCCCGCATGGCGGGCGGTGAAGTCACCCCGGATGGCCTGATCGCCGTGGGCACCGTCGCCAAAAAATACAACCTCTACACCAAAATCACTGGCGGCCAGCGGGTGGACCTGTTCGGCGCCACCGTCGATCAGCTGCCACTGATCTGGAAGGAACTGATCGACGCCGGCTTTGAATCCGGCCACGCCTACGGCAAGTCTCTTCGCACGGTGAAATCCTGCGTGGGCTCCACCTGGTGCCGCTACGGCGTGCAGGACAGCGTTGGGCAGGCTATCGACCTGGAAAACCGCTACAAAGGTCTGCGCAGCCCCCACAAGCTGAAAATGGCCGTATCCGGTTGCACTCGGGAATGTGCTGAGGCCCAGAGCAAGGACGTGGGCGTGATCGCCACCGAGAAGGGCTGGAACCTGTATGTGTGCGGCAACGGCGGCATGAAGCCCCGCCACGCCGATCTGTTTGCCTCGGACATCGACACCGAAACCCTGGTCAAGTACATCGACCGCTTCCTGATGTTTTACGTCCGCACCGCCGACCGCCTGCAACGAACCTCGGTGTGGATGGACAACCTGGAGGGCGGCCTCGACTACCTCCGCAAGGTCATCATTGACGACTCGCTTGGCATCTGCGCGGAACTGGAAGCGGAAATGCAACAGGTCGTTAACACCTACCAGTGCGAGTGGAAAACCACCATTGAGAACGAGGACAAGGTCAAGCAATTCCGCAGCTTTGTAAACGCCGAGGGTGGCGACAAAGACATCGTGTTTGTACAGGAACGCGGCCAGATTCGCCCCGCCACCGAGGAAGAGAAGCAAACCGCCGACAACCTGATCGCGGTGGCTTCTTAA
- the nirD gene encoding nitrite reductase small subunit NirD: protein MNWTPVCKINDILPNAGAAALLGETQVAIFRVNDAFYALANRDPFSGANVLSRGIVGSLNGKLVVASPIYKQHFGLEDGACLEDADVTIPSYPVRIEGDAVQVGMTAE, encoded by the coding sequence ATGAACTGGACTCCCGTCTGCAAAATCAACGACATCCTCCCCAATGCGGGGGCCGCCGCATTGCTGGGGGAAACCCAGGTGGCGATTTTTCGGGTGAACGATGCGTTTTATGCCCTTGCCAATCGCGACCCCTTCAGCGGCGCCAATGTCCTTTCCAGAGGGATCGTAGGTAGCCTCAACGGCAAGCTGGTCGTCGCGTCACCGATTTACAAACAACACTTTGGCCTCGAGGACGGCGCCTGCCTGGAAGACGCTGATGTCACCATTCCCTCCTACCCGGTACGCATCGAAGGCGACGCCGTGCAGGTGGGCATGACAGCAGAATAG
- the ppa gene encoding inorganic diphosphatase, with translation MSYSKIPAGKELPHDIYVAIEIPANSSPIKYEIDKDADCLMVDRFMATPMFYPANYGYIPNTLSEDGDPLDVLVVTPYPVVPGSVIRARPIGILNMSDEAGQDAKLLAVPHDKLSVLYKDVKEPSDLPELLIQQIEHFFENYKDLEKGKWVKVDGWAGSEAALAEVTKAAAAYKG, from the coding sequence ATGAGCTACTCTAAAATTCCCGCGGGCAAAGAGCTGCCCCACGACATCTATGTCGCCATTGAAATCCCTGCCAACAGCAGCCCCATCAAGTACGAAATCGACAAAGACGCCGACTGCCTGATGGTTGACCGTTTCATGGCCACCCCCATGTTTTACCCTGCCAACTACGGTTACATCCCCAACACGCTGTCTGAAGACGGTGACCCGCTGGACGTGCTGGTGGTGACGCCCTACCCCGTGGTACCCGGCTCAGTAATTCGCGCCCGCCCCATCGGCATTCTGAACATGAGCGACGAAGCTGGCCAGGACGCCAAACTACTGGCCGTTCCCCACGACAAGCTGAGCGTGCTGTACAAAGACGTGAAAGAGCCCTCTGACCTGCCCGAGCTGCTGATTCAGCAAATCGAGCACTTTTTCGAGAACTACAAAGATCTGGAAAAAGGCAAGTGGGTTAAAGTTGACGGCTGGGCAGGCAGCGAAGCTGCACTCGCAGAAGTCACCAAAGCCGCAGCAGCCTACAAAGGCTAA
- the cysE gene encoding serine O-acetyltransferase, whose translation MSLSVADLWSAMIREATEFGGNEPVLASFYHASILNHPDFSAALSFQVASKLGCKSVPAMLIRDVFNEAVAADPGIVQAAADDVCAHYDRDPACDHYGMPFLYFKGFQAIQAYRIAHWLWNQGRESMALFLQNRIATTFDVDIHPAARLGSGIMIDHATGLVIGETAVVGNNVSMLHSVTLGGCGNHRGPRHPHVADGVLISAGAKVLGNIQVGEGAKIAAGSVVLCDVAPFTTVAGVPARQVGREVRELPALNMNQSIGDDE comes from the coding sequence ATGAGTCTGTCGGTTGCAGATCTTTGGTCAGCGATGATTCGTGAGGCGACTGAATTTGGTGGCAACGAACCGGTGCTGGCAAGTTTTTATCACGCCAGCATCCTTAATCACCCCGATTTTTCTGCGGCCCTCAGTTTTCAGGTCGCCAGCAAGCTGGGCTGTAAGTCGGTGCCAGCGATGCTGATTCGGGATGTGTTTAATGAGGCGGTGGCGGCTGACCCCGGCATTGTCCAGGCGGCGGCAGATGACGTTTGTGCCCACTATGATCGGGACCCTGCCTGTGATCATTACGGCATGCCGTTTCTCTATTTCAAGGGCTTTCAGGCGATTCAGGCCTACCGGATCGCTCACTGGCTGTGGAATCAGGGGCGGGAATCGATGGCCCTGTTTCTGCAAAATCGCATTGCCACGACCTTTGATGTCGACATTCACCCGGCAGCGAGGCTGGGCAGCGGCATTATGATTGACCATGCCACCGGTCTGGTTATCGGTGAAACGGCAGTGGTGGGGAACAATGTGTCGATGCTGCACTCAGTAACCCTGGGTGGTTGCGGCAATCATCGTGGTCCCCGGCATCCCCATGTGGCAGACGGGGTGTTGATCAGCGCAGGTGCAAAAGTGCTCGGCAATATTCAGGTGGGAGAAGGGGCCAAAATCGCCGCCGGCAGTGTGGTGCTTTGTGACGTAGCTCCCTTTACCACTGTGGCAGGTGTCCCAGCACGACAAGTTGGACGTGAAGTAAGGGAACTTCCGGCACTGAATATGAATCAGAGTATCGGTGACGATGAGTAG